In the Flagellimonas sp. HMM57 genome, one interval contains:
- the bshB1 gene encoding bacillithiol biosynthesis deacetylase BshB1 has product MKLDILVFGAHPDDAELGAGGTIAKEISRGKKVGIIDLTRGELGTRGSAEIRDKEALDAAGILGVSVRENMEFADGFFTNDKAHQLEIIKIIRKYRPEIVLCNAIDDRHIDHAKGSKLVSDSCFLSGLVKIDTKMEGEEQWQDAWRPKVVYHFIQWKNLEPDFVVDVSGFIEKKTASILAYESQFFDPNSDEPETPISSKNFIDSVNYRARDLGRLIGVEYAEGFTAERYVAVDNLDDLI; this is encoded by the coding sequence ATGAAGTTAGACATTTTAGTATTTGGTGCTCACCCAGATGATGCAGAGTTAGGTGCTGGAGGTACCATTGCCAAAGAGATTTCAAGAGGGAAAAAAGTTGGAATTATCGATTTGACCCGTGGTGAGTTGGGTACAAGGGGTTCTGCTGAAATTAGGGACAAAGAAGCGCTGGATGCAGCTGGGATTTTAGGGGTTTCCGTTCGTGAGAATATGGAATTCGCCGATGGTTTTTTTACCAATGACAAAGCGCATCAGTTGGAAATCATAAAAATAATCCGAAAATATCGTCCGGAGATTGTACTCTGCAATGCAATCGATGACAGGCATATTGACCATGCCAAAGGAAGTAAATTGGTTAGCGATTCCTGCTTTTTAAGTGGTTTGGTCAAAATAGATACCAAAATGGAAGGTGAGGAACAATGGCAGGATGCATGGCGGCCTAAAGTTGTATATCATTTTATTCAATGGAAGAATTTAGAACCAGATTTTGTAGTTGATGTATCTGGCTTTATCGAAAAAAAAACAGCATCCATCCTAGCTTATGAGTCACAATTTTTTGATCCAAATAGTGACGAACCGGAAACACCCATAAGTAGTAAAAACTTTATCGATAGTGTAAACTACAGGGCAAGGGACTTAGGAAGGTTGATCGGGGTTGAGTATGCAGAAGGCTTTACAGCTGAGCGCTATGTTGCGGTAGATAATCTTGATGATTTAATATAA
- a CDS encoding MATE family efflux transporter: protein MTNFNISFFKKSLSYFWIAVTGKETEFTSGSIRKAIFMLSIPMILEMLMESIFALVDIAYVSQVSVNAVATIGLTESVITLVYALAIGLSMAATAIVARRVGEKDLQGAKIAAVQAIGLGILISIALGLIGIFYAKEILGLMGGEPDLIAEGYGYTQFLIGGNITIMLLFMINAIFRGAGDASIAMWALILSNGLNIILDPIFIFGWGPVPEYGVMGAAIATNIGRGTAVLFQLGILFFGWSKIKLALKDLVFNLKVMMNLVKVSLGGIAQFLIGTSSWVFLMRIMSEFGSEVLAGYTIAIRVMMFSLMPSWGMSNAAATLVGQNLGAKQPERAEISVWKTGKYNAYFMGLVSVLYLVFAENIISWFNATPSVVENGAICLQIIAIGYVFYAYGMVLTQAFNGSGDTQTPTKINFFSFWMFQLPFAYIAALVLDWGAIGVFIAITSAEILLAIMAMIWFKKGNWKKVQV from the coding sequence ATGACAAATTTCAATATATCTTTTTTTAAAAAATCACTTAGCTATTTTTGGATTGCCGTTACCGGTAAGGAAACAGAATTTACCTCTGGCAGTATTCGCAAAGCTATTTTTATGCTTTCCATTCCTATGATTTTGGAAATGCTGATGGAATCCATTTTTGCATTGGTCGACATTGCATACGTTTCGCAAGTCAGTGTAAATGCAGTAGCAACAATAGGCCTAACAGAATCTGTAATTACCTTGGTATATGCCCTTGCCATAGGCTTAAGTATGGCTGCCACTGCAATAGTGGCACGTAGAGTAGGAGAGAAGGATCTTCAAGGTGCTAAGATAGCGGCTGTACAAGCTATTGGTCTTGGAATTTTAATTTCTATTGCACTAGGTCTGATAGGTATCTTTTATGCTAAAGAAATTCTAGGGTTGATGGGAGGCGAACCAGATTTGATCGCGGAAGGTTATGGCTACACTCAGTTTTTGATTGGAGGGAACATAACCATCATGCTACTGTTCATGATCAATGCTATCTTTAGGGGAGCGGGTGATGCCTCCATCGCCATGTGGGCCTTAATACTCTCCAATGGATTGAACATTATTCTTGACCCGATCTTTATTTTTGGATGGGGACCTGTTCCTGAATATGGGGTTATGGGTGCAGCAATCGCTACAAACATTGGGCGGGGAACCGCGGTACTTTTTCAATTGGGAATTTTATTTTTTGGATGGAGCAAAATAAAATTAGCTCTCAAAGATTTGGTTTTCAATTTGAAAGTCATGATGAATCTGGTAAAGGTTTCTTTAGGCGGAATTGCCCAGTTTTTGATCGGTACCTCAAGTTGGGTATTCCTAATGCGTATTATGTCCGAGTTTGGCAGTGAAGTACTGGCAGGATATACAATAGCTATACGTGTTATGATGTTCAGCTTAATGCCCTCATGGGGGATGAGCAATGCTGCGGCAACTTTGGTAGGTCAAAACCTTGGCGCTAAACAACCTGAAAGGGCAGAAATATCCGTTTGGAAAACAGGAAAGTACAATGCCTACTTTATGGGATTGGTATCTGTACTTTATCTAGTATTTGCGGAAAATATTATTTCGTGGTTCAATGCAACGCCCAGCGTGGTCGAAAATGGAGCAATATGTCTTCAGATAATAGCAATAGGCTATGTATTTTATGCGTATGGTATGGTACTGACACAAGCATTTAATGGTTCTGGAGATACCCAAACCCCTACAAAGATTAATTTTTTCTCTTTTTGGATGTTTCAATTGCCCTTTGCTTACATTGCGGCCTTGGTTTTGGATTGGGGTGCAATAGGTGTTTTTATTGCAATCACATCAGCAGAAATACTTCTTGCCATCATGGCAATGATATGGTTTAAAAAAGGAAACTGGAAGAAGGTTCAAGTGTAA
- a CDS encoding tetratricopeptide repeat-containing sensor histidine kinase — protein sequence MPKSTYFFNLQKLLYKITLISCVVFLAFPVQSQKIKRDSIVYKLNRLQSSKEFKAQDTTYINLLSSLASTYRFMNKDSLYVISKRVLKLSKEVNYTNGKIQALEAIGDYFSDEGNREKSMAYFKKALHLARKTGNKEYELSIINGLGHDYDYEGNNAEALNLYLEGIDVAKQTDNKHMLSILNENIASLYIRQKDYKNALVFYDTVQAINEEMGNEVFHAETQSNMASLYKDIKDFEQAMFNVNKSITTFEKHKIYDWLAYAYEVKGSIYLEQKKYQWALYWYDQANMLHKQQLDDEREKIQLLNGMAKVYLGLEKDSLSLQYAEEGFQLSKKIKSLQGQIDCSETLYKLYKKQNSSDNALVYLETFKQLSDSLSKDKSKQSLALLETKLKYEKEKDDLITANETALAKHKSYIYLTVAVLVILTFITFLIRRSEHIQKKLNRELHEKSKVVSEREVELHENNKTKTKLFSVIGHDLRGPIGALQGMLKLFTDGEIGKDEFISFIPKLKSDVENISFTLNNLLSWGQTQMNGVTTKPKRLSLDKLVSANIKLLSEVASGKSIKIINQLPENPLIYADHHQIDIVVRNLLSNAIKFTPENGLITIEAEEKKDMWEIIIRDTGIGMNKEIQKKIFKSTTNITTYGTNNEKGTGLGLSLCKEMIQKNKGEIWVESILRKGSSFHFTIPKAEKRYQNAS from the coding sequence ATGCCCAAATCGACCTACTTTTTTAATCTACAAAAGTTATTGTACAAAATAACGTTAATCAGTTGTGTCGTATTCTTAGCATTCCCCGTCCAATCCCAAAAAATAAAAAGGGACAGTATTGTCTACAAATTAAATCGATTACAATCCTCAAAGGAGTTTAAGGCACAAGATACCACATACATAAACTTGCTCTCCAGCCTTGCTTCTACCTATCGTTTTATGAACAAGGACAGTCTGTATGTTATTTCCAAAAGAGTATTAAAACTTAGCAAAGAAGTAAATTATACAAATGGTAAAATCCAGGCTTTAGAGGCAATAGGGGATTATTTTTCAGACGAGGGAAATCGTGAAAAATCAATGGCCTACTTTAAAAAGGCACTTCATCTAGCACGAAAAACAGGCAATAAAGAGTATGAACTTAGTATTATAAATGGGCTTGGGCACGATTATGATTATGAAGGAAACAACGCGGAAGCACTCAACCTTTATTTAGAGGGAATAGATGTAGCTAAACAAACGGACAATAAACATATGTTGTCAATTCTTAATGAAAATATTGCAAGTCTATACATTCGGCAAAAGGATTACAAGAACGCATTGGTTTTTTATGATACCGTACAGGCCATAAATGAAGAAATGGGCAATGAGGTTTTCCATGCCGAAACACAAAGCAACATGGCTTCATTGTACAAGGATATCAAAGATTTTGAGCAAGCCATGTTCAATGTAAACAAAAGTATCACTACGTTCGAAAAACACAAAATCTATGATTGGCTGGCATATGCGTACGAAGTTAAGGGAAGCATATATCTAGAACAGAAAAAATACCAATGGGCTTTATATTGGTATGATCAAGCTAATATGCTCCACAAACAGCAATTGGACGACGAAAGGGAAAAAATACAATTATTGAACGGTATGGCCAAGGTATACCTAGGTCTTGAGAAAGATAGTCTATCCTTACAATATGCGGAAGAAGGTTTTCAATTATCAAAAAAAATCAAATCATTACAAGGACAAATAGATTGTTCAGAAACTTTGTACAAGCTATATAAAAAGCAGAATAGCTCGGATAACGCTTTAGTATATTTAGAGACCTTCAAACAACTTTCCGATTCTCTTTCCAAAGACAAAAGCAAACAAAGTCTTGCCTTGCTAGAGACTAAACTAAAATATGAAAAGGAAAAAGATGACCTAATTACTGCCAACGAAACCGCTCTGGCCAAGCATAAAAGTTATATCTATTTGACTGTTGCTGTTTTGGTCATCTTAACCTTTATAACTTTTTTGATACGTCGCAGTGAGCATATTCAGAAAAAATTGAACAGGGAGCTTCACGAAAAATCCAAGGTGGTCAGTGAACGTGAGGTAGAACTTCACGAAAACAATAAGACAAAGACTAAATTATTTTCCGTAATCGGTCACGATTTACGTGGGCCTATCGGTGCGCTACAGGGGATGCTCAAATTATTTACAGATGGTGAAATTGGCAAAGATGAGTTCATCTCTTTTATTCCAAAGTTAAAATCCGATGTAGAAAACATATCCTTTACATTAAACAACTTATTGTCATGGGGGCAGACCCAAATGAATGGGGTTACTACCAAACCCAAAAGGCTTTCTTTAGATAAGCTGGTGAGCGCTAATATTAAATTACTATCGGAAGTAGCCTCTGGAAAATCAATAAAAATAATCAATCAATTGCCTGAGAATCCTTTGATATATGCCGATCATCACCAAATAGATATCGTAGTCCGAAATCTTCTGAGCAATGCCATAAAGTTTACTCCCGAAAATGGCCTAATTACGATTGAAGCAGAGGAAAAAAAGGACATGTGGGAAATCATTATCCGTGATACAGGTATAGGCATGAACAAAGAAATTCAGAAAAAAATCTTTAAAAGTACTACCAATATTACCACATATGGTACCAATAATGAAAAAGGAACCGGTCTTGGCCTTTCACTTTGCAAAGAAATGATTCAAAAGAACAAAGGTGAAATTTGGGTAGAAAGTATATTGCGCAAAGGTTCTTCTTTTCATTTTACAATTCCAAAAGCAGAGAAAAGATACCAGAATGCCAGTTAA
- a CDS encoding PLP-dependent aspartate aminotransferase family protein gives MKKSVKGPNTTCTHTGELEDVQFKGAVSPLYMSTSYAFEDVDVKRYPRYFNTPNQEALCKKLAALEHAEAALIFGSGMAAISTALMAFLQAGDHIVLQQTLYGGTYNFAVTQFEKYGISYSFTNGWKVDDLEKEIKPNTKVIYIETPSNPLLTITDLDAIGKLAKKHGILSMIDNTFASPINQNPIDFGIDVVLHSATKYMGGHSDICAGVIASTQKNMDKVFQTAICFGGSLSDYTVWLLERSIKTMAIRVNAQNTNAMKMATYLNKSKDVENVYYPGLQTHPDHELAKSQMKGFGGMLSFELNASIDTSLFFKYLQLIKPSMSLAGVESTVLSPTQTSHALMTPEDREKQGIKDTLIRFSLGIEEMEDLIEDIEQAIVKVKSIAVLA, from the coding sequence ATGAAAAAGAGTGTTAAAGGTCCAAATACGACGTGTACCCACACGGGAGAGTTGGAAGATGTACAATTTAAAGGGGCTGTATCCCCTTTGTACATGAGTACTTCCTATGCATTTGAGGATGTTGATGTAAAACGCTATCCAAGATATTTCAATACGCCCAACCAAGAAGCGTTGTGCAAAAAATTGGCAGCTTTGGAACATGCTGAAGCTGCCTTGATTTTTGGAAGTGGAATGGCGGCAATAAGTACTGCTTTGATGGCTTTCTTACAAGCGGGAGACCACATCGTGCTACAACAGACCTTATATGGAGGCACTTACAATTTTGCTGTCACCCAGTTTGAGAAATACGGTATCAGTTATTCGTTCACCAATGGTTGGAAAGTAGATGATCTTGAAAAAGAAATCAAACCGAACACCAAGGTGATTTATATAGAAACCCCTTCTAATCCTTTGTTAACGATTACTGACTTGGATGCTATTGGTAAACTGGCAAAAAAGCATGGCATCCTCTCCATGATAGATAACACGTTTGCGAGTCCCATCAACCAAAACCCAATTGATTTTGGCATCGATGTGGTGCTGCATAGTGCTACGAAATATATGGGAGGGCACTCGGACATCTGTGCAGGGGTAATTGCTTCGACTCAAAAGAATATGGACAAGGTTTTCCAAACAGCTATTTGTTTTGGCGGTAGTCTTAGTGATTACACCGTTTGGCTTTTGGAGCGAAGTATAAAAACAATGGCGATTAGGGTAAATGCCCAAAATACAAATGCCATGAAAATGGCAACGTATTTAAATAAGAGCAAGGATGTTGAAAATGTGTACTACCCTGGACTCCAAACCCATCCTGATCACGAATTGGCAAAATCACAGATGAAAGGGTTTGGCGGAATGCTTTCTTTTGAGTTGAATGCTTCGATTGATACCTCGCTGTTTTTTAAATATTTACAGCTCATAAAACCATCCATGAGCTTGGCAGGAGTTGAAAGTACGGTGCTCTCACCAACCCAAACATCCCATGCCTTAATGACACCGGAAGACAGGGAGAAACAGGGGATTAAAGACACATTGATACGGTTTTCTTTAGGTATTGAGGAGATGGAAGATTTGATCGAAGATATTGAACAAGCCATTGTCAAGGTTAAATCCATAGCAGTACTTGCATAA
- a CDS encoding M14 family metallopeptidase translates to MQFVFSRFCIVLLLFVSCKNAAVPVASSSNGYQGQGTNPVVPTVNKPVQKQWKGTWSFDDDTTFFTNDFDGARLNGVAADGDDHYTLLITAENTPINVSPWYAFKVWTEHPREITIKLSYQDSRSRYYPKISSDGIHFKSLDSTAFKAINPGEGEFGIKAAPEFVELTLSIKKEPIWISAQELYPSKRVNQWIDSLSHKPYISNYEIGRTTEDRTIKLMEIKGDSPTKKAVMIISRQHPPEVTGFLAMKSFIETISSETAQAKKFRKTHTVFVVPLMNPDGVDNGHWRHNMGGIDLNRDWQNFNQPETKSVRNFLKKKNKEGFKFVFGADFHSTWDDIYYPLDTTVTGQKGKIVFDWIENISDRLPQKKSNVVPSDKLDPTMVSRTYFFVEHQMPAIVFELGDNTPRDFLKLKGKVAAEELMQLLLEDD, encoded by the coding sequence ATGCAATTTGTTTTTTCACGGTTCTGCATTGTATTGCTCTTATTCGTTTCATGTAAAAATGCTGCTGTTCCAGTTGCAAGTAGCTCTAATGGCTATCAAGGACAGGGAACAAATCCTGTTGTGCCCACTGTAAACAAACCTGTTCAAAAACAGTGGAAAGGCACATGGTCTTTTGATGATGATACTACTTTTTTCACAAATGATTTTGATGGCGCACGATTAAACGGAGTCGCAGCCGATGGAGATGATCATTATACTCTTTTGATCACTGCGGAGAATACACCAATAAATGTTAGTCCGTGGTATGCCTTTAAAGTTTGGACGGAGCATCCTAGGGAAATCACCATAAAACTCTCCTACCAAGATTCCAGAAGTCGTTATTACCCAAAAATAAGCTCAGACGGAATTCATTTTAAGTCCTTGGACAGCACGGCGTTCAAGGCCATAAATCCGGGCGAGGGTGAATTTGGCATAAAAGCGGCACCAGAGTTTGTGGAGCTTACCTTATCAATTAAAAAGGAACCCATATGGATAAGCGCACAGGAGCTTTATCCCTCTAAACGTGTTAACCAATGGATAGATTCACTCTCCCACAAACCATACATTTCCAACTATGAAATAGGAAGAACCACAGAAGATAGAACAATAAAGCTTATGGAAATCAAAGGAGATAGCCCCACAAAAAAAGCAGTAATGATTATCTCTAGACAGCATCCGCCAGAAGTAACGGGATTTCTTGCCATGAAGTCCTTTATTGAAACAATTTCCAGCGAAACGGCCCAAGCAAAGAAGTTTAGAAAGACCCATACTGTTTTTGTGGTACCCCTAATGAATCCAGATGGTGTGGACAATGGGCATTGGCGGCATAATATGGGAGGAATCGACCTAAACAGGGATTGGCAAAATTTTAATCAACCCGAAACCAAAAGTGTGCGGAACTTTTTGAAAAAAAAGAACAAGGAAGGATTTAAGTTCGTTTTTGGGGCCGATTTCCATTCAACTTGGGACGATATCTACTATCCTTTGGATACTACGGTAACAGGGCAAAAAGGTAAAATTGTCTTTGATTGGATTGAAAATATAAGTGATAGACTTCCACAAAAAAAATCCAACGTGGTACCTTCAGATAAGCTGGACCCAACCATGGTATCGCGCACCTATTTTTTTGTAGAACACCAAATGCCCGCAATTGTATTTGAACTTGGGGATAATACACCAAGGGACTTTTTAAAACTCAAGGGTAAAGTAGCTGCCGAAGAATTGATGCAATTGCTACTCGAAGATGACTAA